The proteins below are encoded in one region of Phaseolus vulgaris cultivar G19833 chromosome 1, P. vulgaris v2.0, whole genome shotgun sequence:
- the LOC137813501 gene encoding rust resistance kinase Lr10-like yields the protein MASMLLLQHDSALMTQLLLLLLMLLLIRTVSSAHNECDKELSCGPNQPPIRFPFQLIKEMGEPCGYPRICLSCTENNQTMLAIRTMKLLVSQISYRRQVFSLTDPENCFSNKFNQTINFIRSYQFESPYERPHNNLSFFNCTSAENPHLRHQYEDGSDSQDMVSCPIYIFNSFESVLQLDLTSCTKMFDLTAPIPSLESGILYLRWPKPNCAECKGKRNRCTWKTNSSTGDIDCFECKPKRIHVPKSFIFASTGSILLGLVVIAVFKSILYFRKKKEDQARVEMFLEDYRAQKPARFTYADLKRITNGFKEKLGEGAHGAVFRGKLSSEIPVAVKILNSTEGEGNEFINEVGIMGKIHHINMVRLLGFCADGPHRALVYNFFPNGSLQSFIFPPEDKDHFLGWEKLQHVALGIAKGIEYLHQGCNHPIIHFDINPHNVLLDHNFTPKISDFGLAKLCSKNPSLVSMTAARGTLGYIAPEVFSRNFGNVSYKSDIYSYGMLLLEMVGGRKNVDMSSPQNFQVLYPDWIHNLVDGDVHIHVEDEDDVKIAKKLAIIGLWCIQWEPVNRPSIKSVIHMLETEEENQLVVPPNPFHSTTSTTTKGLSSTRRPLQLEVIQE from the exons ATGGCAAGTATGTTGCTCCTCCAACATGATTCTGCATTGATGACGCAATTGCTGTTGCTACTACTAATGCTTCTTCTTATCAGAACTGTCAGCAGCGCTCATAACGAGTGCGATAAGGAATTGTCTTGTGGGCCGAACCAACCCCCTATCAGATTTCCCTTCCAACTCATCAAGGAGATGGGCGAGCCATGCGGTTATCCCCGTATTTGTCTTTCTTGCACTGAAAATAATCAGACCATGCTTGCGATTCGTACGATGAAACTCCTAGTCAGTCAGATAAGCTACCGACGTCAGGTATTTAGCTTAACGGACCCCGAAAACTGCTTTTCCAACAAGTTTAACCAAACAATCAATTTTATTCGAAGTTATCAATTTGAATCACCATATGAAAGACCACACAATAACTTGAGCTTCTTCAACTGCACTTCAGCTGAGAATCCACACCTCAGACACCAATACGAGGATGGCTCAGATTCACAAGACATGGTCTCCTGTcctatttacatttttaattcttttgaaaGTGTCCTCCAATTGGATCTAACATCCTGTACCAAGATGTTCGACCTCACTGCGCCAATCCCATCTTTAGAGTCGGGTATCTTGTATTTGAGATGGCCCAAACCAAATTGTGCTGAGTGCAAAGGTAAACGCAACAGATGTACATGGAAGACCAACAGCAGCACAGGAGACATCGATTGTTTTGAATGCAAACCGAAGAGAATTCACGTTCCAAAATCTTTTATTTTTGCTTCTACAG GTTCGATCCTTTTGGGGCTGGTGGTCATTGCTGTCTTCAAGAGCATCCTCTATTttaggaaaaagaaagaagaccAAGCAAGAGTGGAAATGTTTTTAGAGGACTACAGGGCACAAAAGCCTGCAAGATTCACCTACGCTGACCTGAAAAGAATCACCAATGGCTTCAAGGAAAAGCTAGGGGAAGGAGCTCATGGAGCTGTGTTCAGAGGAAAACTTTCGAGTGAGATTCCCGTGGCTGTGAAGATCCTCAACAGTACAGAGGGAGAGGGGAACGAGTTCATCAACGAAGTCGGAATTATGGGCAAAATCCATCACATCAACATGGTGCGTTTGCTTGGCTTCTGTGCAGATGGACCCCATCGTGCTCTTGTCTACAATTTCTTTCCAAACGGTTCCTTACAAAGCTTCATATTTCCACCAGAAGACAAGGACCATTTCCTTGGATGGGAGAAGCTTCAACACGTTGCTCTTGGTATAGCTAAAGGGATTGAGTATCTTCATCAAGGTTGCAATCATCCCATTATTCACTTTGACATAAATCCTCACAACGTGTTACTTGATCACAACTTCACTCCAAAAATATCTGATTTTGGCTTGGCCAAACTGTGTTCCAAGAATCCCAGTTTGGTGTCCATGACAGCTGCTAGAGGAACTTTGGGATACATTGCACCTGAAGTCTTCTCCAGAAACTTTGGGAACGTGTCTTACAAGTCTGATATTTACAGTTATGGAATGTTGTTGTTAGAAATGGTTGGTGGGAGAAAGAATGTGGACATGTCTTCTCCACAAAATTTCCAAGTTCTATACCCAGATTGGATCCATAACTTGGTTGATGGAGATGTACATATCCATGTTGAGGATGAAGATGATGTTAAGATTGCAAAGAAACTAGCAATTATTGGACTTTGGTGTATTCAGTGGGAGCCAGTGAACCGTCCATCCATAAAATCTGTGATACACATGCTAGAAACTGAAGAGGAAAACCAGTTGGTTGTGCCTCCTAATCCATTTCACTCAACAACTTCCACTACAACTAAGGGACTCAGTTCCACAAGACGACCTTTGCAGTTGGAAGTAATTCAGGAATGA